A genomic region of Rhodococcus pyridinivorans contains the following coding sequences:
- a CDS encoding AraC family transcriptional regulator: MLRPTIPSDFVSRAVQVGAEEGIDLQPALEAARISRAVLTHPHARLTPAQVSRFTQVVWQITDDELFGIAAAPVPRGTFRVMCLTLIHRPDLDHALQRMIEVNHVIRSLPQLSLTPGASTTFLDVELPEVVDDKTRVVVDFLLMLLHRFAAWLVGGRVPLGSVFLPYTEPDPVLARSYDAIFGVPVTFGAGRAALEIDNAALKSPLVQTEESLEEYLRDSPNLILSEREYESTVSSQVRRIFESGIDGRTATAEDIAGRLAVSPPHLRRLLRQEGTSLGQLREEVLRDLAIAGLRRGEAVDDLSSRLGFSEPSAFRRAFKRWTGNTPRAYREHR; encoded by the coding sequence ATGTTGCGACCGACCATCCCGTCGGACTTCGTGTCGCGAGCGGTACAGGTGGGAGCCGAGGAGGGCATCGATCTGCAACCGGCCCTCGAGGCAGCACGCATCAGCCGCGCGGTGCTCACCCATCCCCATGCCCGGCTCACGCCCGCCCAGGTCAGTCGTTTCACGCAGGTGGTCTGGCAGATCACCGACGACGAACTCTTCGGCATCGCAGCGGCTCCCGTGCCCCGCGGCACCTTCCGGGTTATGTGCCTGACCCTCATCCACCGACCCGATCTCGACCACGCTCTGCAACGGATGATCGAGGTGAACCATGTCATCCGGTCCCTGCCGCAGTTGAGCCTGACCCCGGGTGCGTCCACCACCTTCCTGGACGTGGAACTGCCGGAGGTCGTGGACGACAAGACCCGCGTGGTGGTGGATTTCCTTCTCATGCTGCTGCACCGCTTCGCCGCGTGGCTGGTGGGTGGGCGTGTCCCCCTCGGGTCGGTGTTCCTGCCGTACACCGAACCCGATCCCGTCCTGGCCCGCAGTTACGACGCGATCTTCGGCGTGCCGGTGACCTTCGGTGCGGGGCGGGCCGCGCTCGAGATCGACAATGCTGCACTGAAGTCGCCACTCGTGCAGACCGAGGAATCACTCGAGGAGTACCTGCGGGATTCTCCGAATCTCATTCTCTCCGAACGTGAATACGAGTCGACGGTGTCGTCCCAGGTGCGGCGGATCTTCGAATCGGGCATCGACGGCCGGACGGCGACCGCCGAGGACATCGCCGGCAGGCTCGCGGTGAGCCCTCCCCATCTGCGACGCCTGCTCCGCCAGGAGGGCACGTCGCTGGGGCAGTTGCGCGAGGAGGTCCTCCGCGACCTCGCGATCGCGGGCCTGAGACGCGGTGAAGCGGTCGACGATCTGTCGTCCCGGCTCGGTTTCTCCGAGCCGAGCGCCTTCCGCCGTGCGTTCAAGAGGTGGACCGGAAACACCCCTCGCGCATACCGAGAGCACCGCTGA